AAATTTGAGGACAAAGCTCCTGAAGTAGTATTTGAATGGAATGACCGTGAAACAGAGGCCAAAGGCTGGGTAGTAATCAACTCTCTACGTGGAGGTGCTGCTGGTGGAGGTACACGTATGCGCCCAGGGCTAGACAAAAGGGAAGTAGAGTCTCTAGCAAAAACAATGGAGGTGAAATTCACAGTGTCTGGTCCTGCAATTGGTGGTGCCAAATCAGGAATTGACTTTGACCCGAAAGACCCTCGTAAAGAAGCGGTTTTGAAGAGGTGGTATAAGGCCGTTATTCCATTATTGAAAAACTATTATGGAACAGGGGGCGATATGAATGTGGATGAGATAGAAGAAGTAATTCCTATTACAGAAGAGTATGGGTTATGGCATCCGCAAGAGGGTATTGTCAATGGTCATTTCAATCCAAATGAGCGTAACAAGATCAATAAGATTGGTCAACTGAGGACAGGTGTTTCTAAAGTGGTAGAAGATCCTGAGTTTACTCCGGATGGTCAAAAACAATATACCATAGCAGACCTGATAACAGGTTATGGTGTGGCTGAAGCAGTGAAGCATTACTATAACCTTTGGGGTGGGGAACTGAAAGGAAAAAGGGTAATAGTACAAGGTTGGGGCAATGTAGCATCAGCAGCAGCGCTTTACTTGGCAAAGGATGGAGTGAAGTTGGTAGGTGTGATCGACCGTGAAGGTGGCTTACTTAGTGAAGAAGGTTTAGGTTTACAGGAAGTGAAGACACTTTTTGCAAATAAGAATGGAAACCAACTGAATACAGAAAATATGCTGTCATTCGATGAGGTGAATGAACGTATCTGGGATATGCCGGCTGATATTTTTATTCCGGCAGCTGGTTCAAGGTTGGTTACACCAGAACAGGTTCAACGAATGAGTAAAGCAGGAGTGGAGGTGATCTCTTGTGGAGCCAATGTTCCTTTCAAGGACCAGGCGATTTTCTATGGACCAACATATGAGTTGGCAGATAGTACAATGGCTGTTATCCCAGACTTTATTGCCAATGCTGGTATGGCCAGAGTATTTGCTTACCTAATGGGACAAGATGTAGCCTTGACTGATGAAGCGGTATTTACAGATGTTTCCAAGACAATCCTTGAAGGACTTGAGCAAACACGAAAGCATTGTAAGGATAATAAGAACTTGGCAAGTGTTTCTCTAAAGCAAGCAATCGGTAAATTGCTATAACATTAGGGAATGTAATTGGCTGTTTTGATAGTTCGCATAGTACTTAGTGCTATGCGAACTATTTTTTTATGGCAGTCGAAATTTTTTTGAAATTTATAATGTGGGATATTGGATGCTTTATTGGATATGTGCACAATGCCAATGTTAAGAAATTATTACAACAAGAATTAGATTCCGGAATCATAAAGAAAAGATCACTATAATTGCAAAGCAGAAAATATGACGTTTTTACTATCATTTATGACGATATAAATATTAATAAATGATAATAAGATTGTAAAAATTGATATGAGTCATATAATGTAAGCTCAACGATTGATACATTTACAACTTGGCTTTATTGTGCGGAAATGATCGTTGTTGAATTTATGTGTGGATGAATTGAATGTTACGGTATGTTCAAGGTCAAGGGCTTGAAGTACTGTTAGCAGAAACGAATTAACCAAATATGAAACAAAAGATTATCTATTTGTTCCTGTCGCTTAGTGCCCTATTGCTTTTTTCGCAAGAAGGGTTCGCTGCGGTGACGGAAACTATGGGGGTGACAGCTATTGAAGGAACAACTGAGGGTGGACATGGGCATGTGCCGGTGTGGGCTGTTATTCCATTTGCGACTTTATTGATCATGATTGCGACAGGTCCACTTTTCTACGAGAAGTTTTGGCACCATAATTACCCTAAAGTGGCAGTCATCCTAGCAGCAGTAGTAGTTCTTTACTATATCTTCGGTCTTCACAATACACATGGACCGATTCATGCCTTCTTTGAATATTTCCAGTTTATAGCACTTCTCTCATCACTTTATATAGCGTCAGGCGGTATTATGATCAATATCGACAAGAAAAGTACGCCTATGCTGAATGTGGTAATCTTGGTGATTGGGGCTGTTATAGCTAATATCATTGGTACAACAGGTGCTTCTATGCTTCTGATTCGCCCATTTATGCGTGTGAACCGTGAGCGTATCCATGCCTACCATATTGTGTTCTTTATCTTTATGGTAAGTAACTTGGGAGGAGCCTTGACGCCAATTGGTGACCCGCCATTGTTCTTGGGTTTCTTGAAAGGTGTGCCATTTGAATGGACCATCGTTCATGGTTTACCAATGTGGTTCTTTGCCATTGCAGTACTGGCGATTATATTTTATTTCTTTGACAAGAAAAGCCTTAATAAGAAGAATCCTTTCTTTGCGTCTGATACAGTAAAGCCAATTTCGGGCAAAATAGAAATCACAGGTAGCAAAAACTTTATTTGGCTGGTAGTAGTCATTATAGCGGTATTCATAGATCCGTCTAAACTGAGTTTTGTTCCAGGTATCATTGAACATCATGGCCATTTCTCTATTGGCTTTTTGAGTACAATGCCGGAAGATGCTACGATTTTCTCATTTGTTCGTGAACTGATCATGTTCGCAGTAGCATACCTGTCTTATAAATTGGCAGATCAGAAAGCGATTAAAGGCAATGATTTCAACTTTGAGCCAATCCGTGAGGTAGCTTACATCTTTATCGGGATCTTTGGTACAATGATGCCAGCATT
This portion of the Limibacter armeniacum genome encodes:
- a CDS encoding sodium:proton antiporter produces the protein MKQKIIYLFLSLSALLLFSQEGFAAVTETMGVTAIEGTTEGGHGHVPVWAVIPFATLLIMIATGPLFYEKFWHHNYPKVAVILAAVVVLYYIFGLHNTHGPIHAFFEYFQFIALLSSLYIASGGIMINIDKKSTPMLNVVILVIGAVIANIIGTTGASMLLIRPFMRVNRERIHAYHIVFFIFMVSNLGGALTPIGDPPLFLGFLKGVPFEWTIVHGLPMWFFAIAVLAIIFYFFDKKSLNKKNPFFASDTVKPISGKIEITGSKNFIWLVVVIIAVFIDPSKLSFVPGIIEHHGHFSIGFLSTMPEDATIFSFVRELIMFAVAYLSYKLADQKAIKGNDFNFEPIREVAYIFIGIFGTMMPALELVAGFAASPEGAKLISHNTLYWGTGVLSGILDNAPTYLNFLTAALASKGADINNVSDVVAFTKGGFADSILELQAISIAAVFFGAMTYIGNGPNFMVKSIAEQTGIEMPSFFGYILRYSLPILLIVLVMVWFLFFFNESVTLGWNALFA
- a CDS encoding Glu/Leu/Phe/Val dehydrogenase dimerization domain-containing protein; protein product: MKALIKKFEDKAPEVVFEWNDRETEAKGWVVINSLRGGAAGGGTRMRPGLDKREVESLAKTMEVKFTVSGPAIGGAKSGIDFDPKDPRKEAVLKRWYKAVIPLLKNYYGTGGDMNVDEIEEVIPITEEYGLWHPQEGIVNGHFNPNERNKINKIGQLRTGVSKVVEDPEFTPDGQKQYTIADLITGYGVAEAVKHYYNLWGGELKGKRVIVQGWGNVASAAALYLAKDGVKLVGVIDREGGLLSEEGLGLQEVKTLFANKNGNQLNTENMLSFDEVNERIWDMPADIFIPAAGSRLVTPEQVQRMSKAGVEVISCGANVPFKDQAIFYGPTYELADSTMAVIPDFIANAGMARVFAYLMGQDVALTDEAVFTDVSKTILEGLEQTRKHCKDNKNLASVSLKQAIGKLL